One window of the Salvia splendens isolate huo1 chromosome 1, SspV2, whole genome shotgun sequence genome contains the following:
- the LOC121744698 gene encoding protein ABC transporter 1, mitochondrial, with protein sequence MVPLKDIARVVNGLSLVAKEAIRRPSADTLIKGAILSATDAAGLTKGNLRTLEIPRAAQTDNSNRNNSHGNTGSSVVYFDNHNRDTDKDRDVSESDTLPSPAVDAAVDLPVASTSNPDSHSQSQFDAPSATSTRAPSALIDVDANSRRRKPRERKVPSTPFSRAIGFAGLGAGLAWGTFQESAKRVLYGTPESENSQQAVSPFLSERNAERLALALCRMRGAALKLGQMLSIQDENLVPAPILQALEIVRQGADRMPKNQLNQVLDAELGSDWSSKLTSFDYDPMAAASIGQVHRAITKDGVEVAMKIQYPGVADSIESDIENVKRLLTYTNLLPEKMYIDNAMKVAKEELSRECDYELEAKSQKRFRTLLSNAEGFYVPFVVDNLCSRRVLTTELVPGIPIDKVASLDQETRNYVGTKLLQLTLMELFIFRFMQTDPNWSNFLYDETNKSINLIDFGAARDYPKEFVDDYLKMVMSCGNSDREMVIEMSRRLGFLTGMESEIMVEAHVQAGFVVGLPFAKRGGYDFGSTNITQSITNLGATMLRHRLTPPPEEAYSLHRKLSGAFLACIKLQAVVPCRELLLQVYDNYQFGNLN encoded by the exons ATGGTTCCATTGAAGGACATAGCGAGAGTGGTGAATGGCTTATCTCTGGTGGCTAAGGAGGCCATCCGCCGCCCGTCTGCGGATACCTTGATCAAGGGCGCCATTCTCTCTGCCACCGACGCCGCCGGCCTCACCAAAGGAAACCTCCGCACTCTGGAAATTCCTCGCGCCGCCCAAACTGATAATAGTAATCGTAATAATAGTCATGGCAATACAGGCAGCAGCGTAGTCTACTTTGATAATCACAATCGTGATACTGATAAGGATCGTGATGTTTCCGAATCCGATACCCTGCCGTCGCCGGCTGTAGATGCCGCTGTTGATCTCCCTGTCGCTTCCACTTCCAATCCAGATTCACATTCACAGAGCCAATTCGATGCTCCTTCTGCGACCTCAACGAGAGCCCCGTCCGCTTTAATTGATGTCGATGCGAATAGCCGCCGGAGGAAGCCTCGAGAGAGGAAAGTTCCTTCCACACCCTTCTCTAGAGCCATTGG GTTTGCTGGACTTGGCGCTGGTCTCGCATGGGGCACGTTTCAGGAATCTGCGAAGAGAGTCCTCTACGGGACACCTGAATCAGAAAACAGTCAGCAGGCTGTTTCCCCTTTCTTGTCTGAGAGGAACGCTGAGCGTTTAGCTCTTGCATTATGCAGAATGCGTGGAGCTGCTCTCAAATTAGGCCAAATGTTAAGCATCCAAGATGAAAATCTTGTACCTGCTCCA ATCTTGCAAGCTTTGGAAATTGTTCGTCAGGGTGCAGATCGGATGCCAAAGAATCAGCTCAATCAGGTTTTGGATGCTGAACTAGGTTCAGACTGGTCCTCCAAGTTGACAAGTTTTGACTATGATCCAATGGCTGCAGCAAGTATAGGGCAG GTCCACCGGGCTATCACAAAGGATGGTGTGGAGGTTGCAATGAAGATTCAGTATCCTGGAGTTGCAGATAGCATTGAAAGTGACATCGAAAATGTCAAACGACTACTAACTTATACAAATTTATTACCAGAAAAAATGTACATTGACAATGCAATGAAG GTAGCGAAAGAAGAACTTTCTCGTGAATGTGACTATGAATTGGAGGCCAAAAGCCAGAAAAGGTTTCGTACTTTGCTGTCCAATGCAGAAGGATTTTATGTTCCATTTGTAGTGGATAATTTATGCAGTAGAAGAGTTCTAACTACAGAACTGGTACCTG GAATTCCAATTGATAAGGTTGCATCGCTGGATCAAGAGACTCGCAATTATGTAGGGACAAAGTTACTTCAGCTTACATTGATGGAGTTATTTATCTTCCGTTTCATGCAG ACTGATCCTAACTGGAGTAACTTCTTATATGATGAGACGAATAAATCGATCAACCTTATAGACTTTGGAGCAGCAAGGGACTACCCAAAAGAATTTGTAGATGATTACCTAAAGATG GTAATGAGTTGTGGAAACAGCGATAGAGAGATGGTGATTGAGATGTCAAGGAGGCTAGGATTTCTGACCGGAATGGAATCAGAGATAATGGTTGAGGCTCATGTGCAGGCAGGGTTCGTGGTGGGGCTGCCGTTTGCAAAGAGGGGAGGGTACGATTTTGGATCGACGAATATCACTCAAAGCATTACAAATCTGGGGGCAACGATGCTGCGGCACAGGCTCACACCCCCTCCGGAAGAGGCCTACAGCCTTCACCGCAAGCTTTCCGGTGCTTTCCTCGCTTGCATCAAGCTTCAGGCTGTGGTTCCTTGCAGAGAACTGCTGCTTCAAGTCTACGACAATTATCAGTTTGGgaatttaaattaa
- the LOC121744707 gene encoding paladin-like isoform X1, whose product MNKFLVSHNEIGALLFVNNNFPPSASSGKAVNRGFLVSFRGKRRRFADKLMVSMLIPKEPEQVIKQRDGSVLGKKTILKSDHFPGCHNKRLLPHIDGAPNYRKASSLPVHGVAIPTIDGIRNVLTHIRAHMNGEQIRVLWISLREEPVIYINSRPFVLRDVEQPFSNLEYTGINRVRVEQMEDRLKEDILAEAARYGNKILVTDELPDGQMVDQWEPVSHDSVKTPLEVYEELTNQFLVDYERVPITDEKSPKEQDFDILVQKISQANVRTEIVFNCQMGRGRTTTGMVIATLIYFNRIGASGIPRTNSMGRVSDLSASISTELPKLEESIRRGEYAVIRSLIRVLEGGVEGKRQVDKVIDKCASMQNLREAISSYRSSILCQADEMKKEASLSFFVEYLERYYFLICFAVYLHTERDALYPISPAQCSFTEWMRARPELYSILRRLLRRDPMGALGFTNLKPPVPTNAESVDGRPLEMSQVAALRNGEVLGSQTVLKSDHCPGCQHPCLPERLEGAPNFREIPGFPVYGVANPTVDGIKSVIQRIGSSRGGCPVLWHNMREEPVVYIKGRPFVLREVERPYKNMLEYSGIDCERVERMEARLKDDILREAERYQGAIMVIHETDDGKISDAWEHVDTNAVQTPREVFSCFEADGFPIKYARVPITDGKAPKGSDFDTLAMNVVSASKDTAFVFNCQMGIGRTTTGTVIACLLKLRIDYGRPVRVLVDDPSQKELSSRRDDESEECITSSLSSSEGVRPGEDSCHSFGINDILLLWKITRLFDNGVECRGALDAIIDRCSALQNIRQAVLQYRQLFNQQHMEPRERRVALNRGAEYLERYFRLIAFAAYLGSEAFDGFCGQGESRMTFKNWLHQRPEVQAMKWSIRLRPGRFFTIPEELRAPYDSQHGDAVMEAIVKDRNGSVLGKGCILKMYFFPGQRTSSHIQIHGAPNVYKVDGYPVFSMATPTIAGAEEMLAYLGTKPIAEGSSQKVVLTDLREEAVVYINNTPFVLRELNKPVDTLKHIGITGQVVEQMEARLKEDIISEIKKSGGRMLLHREEYDPASKQASVIGYWENIFVDDVKTPAEVYDALKHEGHNMAYRRIPLTREREALPSDVDSIQYRKDDSAGSYLFISHTGFGGVAYAMAIICMRLEAEAALKSHVSRSVGISSSTNSVKQQFNSDDEARKLGDYRDILSLIRVLVHGPESKADVDSVIDRCAGAGHLRDDILYYSKELERLSNDSDEHRAYLVDMGIKALRRYFFLIAFRSYLYSTSASETKFTTWMDARPELGHLCNNLRIDK is encoded by the exons ATGAATAAATTTTTAGTCTCCCACAACG aaaTTGGGGCATTATTATTCGTCAACAACAATTTTCCTCCATCGGCGAGCTCCGGAAAAGCTGTGAATCGAGGGTTTTTGGTTTCGTTTAGGGGAAAACGGAGGCGCTTTGCAGATAAATTGATGGTAAGCATGTTGATACCTAAGGAGCCGGAACAAGTAATTAAGCAGAGAGATGGATCCGTGCTGGGAAAGAAGACTATTCTCAAGAGCGACCATTTTCCAGGTTGCCACAACAAGCGCTTGCTTCCTCATATTGACGGCGCCCCCAATTATCGCAAG GCGAGCTCGTTGCCTGTTCATGGGGTAGCGATTCCAACTATTGATGGCATCCGAAATGTTCTCACGCATATCAGGGCTCACATGAATGGAGAGCAGATTCGTGTGCTCTGGATTAGTCTTCGCGAGGAACCG GTGATATACATTAACAGTCGGCCTTTTGTTCTACGTGATGTTGAGCAGCCCTTTTCGAATCTTGAATATACG GGCATTAACAGGGTCAGGGTAGAGCAAATGGAAGATCGATTGAAAGAAGATATCCTCGCAGAAGCTGCTAG GTATGGAAATAAAATCCTTGTAACTGATGAACTACCAGATGGGCAGATGGTGGATCAATGGGAGCCAGTTTCACATGACTCTGTTAAAACACCTTTAGAG GTGTACGAGGAATTGACAAATCAGTTCCTTGTTGATTATGAACGTGTTCCTATAACTGATGAAAAGTCTCCTAAAGAACAGGATTTTGATATTCTG GTCCAAAAGATTTCTCAAGCGAATGTAAGGACAGAGATTGTATTTAACTGCCAAATGGGGCGTGGACGTACAACCACAGGGATGGTTATTGCGACACTGATTTATTTTAACCGCATTGGAGCTTCAG GCATTCCTAGAACCAATTCTATGGGAAGAGTTTCTGATTTAAGTGCTAGCATTTCAACGGAGTTACCAAAGTTAGAGGAATCTATCCGCAGAGGAGAATATGctgtcattaggagtctcattcgaGTTCTGGAG GGTGGTGTTGAAGGCAAGAGGCAGGTTGATAAAGTCATCGATAAATGTGCATCTATGCAG AATCTACGTGAAGCTATTTCTAGTTATCGAAGTAGTATTCTGTGTCAAGCTGATGAAATGAAGAAGGAAGcatctctttccttttttgtaGAGTACCTGGAaagatattattttcttatCTGCTTTGCTGTATATCTTCATACAGAAAGAGACGCTCTCTATCCTATATCTCCTGCTCAATGCAGTTTCACAGAGTGGATGAGAGCTAGACCAGAGCTTTATAGTATATTGCGCAG ATTGCTTAGGAGAGATCCAATGGGGGCTCTAGGTTTTACCAATTTGAAACCACCTGTACCGACAAATGCTGAATCTGTTGATGGCCGCCCATTAGAGATGAGCCAAGTTGCTGCCTTAAGGAATGGAGAGGTCCTTGGAAGTCAAACAGTTCTCAAAAGTGACCATTGTCCTGGTTGTCAACATCCTTGTTTACCGGAAAGACTGGAGGGTGCTCCCAATTTTAGAGAAATTCCAGGGTTTCCAGTTTATGGTGTTGCTAATCCAACTGTCGATGGAATCAAATCAGTCATTCAAAGGATTGGTAGCTCAAGAGGTGGCTGTCCAGTACTGTGGCACAATATGAGAGAAGAACCTGTTGTTTACATTAAAGGAAGACCATTTGTACTTCGGGAAGTTGAAAGACCGTACAAAAATATGCTCGAGTATTCG GGAATTGACTGTGAAAGAGTTGAAAGAATGGAAGCTAGGCTGAAGGATGATATTTTGCGTGAAGCTGAGCGTTATCAGGGTGCCATAATGGTCATTCATGAAACTGATGATGGAAAAATATCAGATGCTTGGGAACACGTGGACACAAATGCTGTTCAGACCCCAAGGGAGGTATTTAGCTGCTTTGAAGCTGATGGTTTTCCCATCAAATATGCACGTGTTCCAATAACAGATGGAAAAGCTCCTAAAGGTTCTGACTTTGACACTTTGGCCATGAATGTTGTGTCTGCCTCCAAAGACACAGCTTTTGTTTTTAACTGCCAG ATGGGGATTGGACGGACAACAACTGGTACTGTTATTGCTTGTCTTTTGAAGCTCCGGATAGACTATGGAAGGCCAGTCAGAGTGTTAGTTGATGACCCATCACAGAAAGAGCTTAGTAGCCGCAGAGATGATGAGAGTGAAGAATGTATAACATCATCATTATCTTCTTCCGAAGGAGTTAGGCCTGGGGAAGACTCTTGTCATTCATTTGGGATTAATGACATCCTATTGTTGTGGAAGATTACAAGATTATTTGATAATGGGGTGGAATGCCGAGGCGCTTTAGATGCTATAATAGATAGGTGTTCAGCACTTCAGAATATTCGCCAAGCTGTCTTGCAGTATAGGCAGCTGTTTAATCAACAGCATATGGAGCCTCGAGAAAGACGAGTAGCATTAAACCGTGGTGCTGAATATTTGGAACGATATTTCCGCCTAATTGCTTTTGCAGCATATCTAGGAAGCGAAGCATTTGATGGTTTTTGTGGACAAGGAGAGTCAAGAATGACTTTTAAAAACTGGTTACATCAGAGACCAGAGGTTCAAGCCATGAAATGGTCCATCAGATTAAGACCTGGACGATTCTTTACTATCCCT GAGGAATTGAGAGCTCCATATGATTCTCAACATGGAGATGCTGTGATGGAGGCAATTGTCAAGGATCGTAATGGCTCAGTTTTGGGGAAGGGCTGTATTCTTAAGATGTATTTCTTTCCCGGTCAAAGGACTTCTAGCCACATACAAATCCATGGTGCACCAAATGTATACAAG GTGGATGGATATCCTGTGTTTAGCATGGCAACCCCAACAATTGCTGGTGCAGAAGAGATGTTAGCATATTTAGGCACCAAGCCCATAGCAGAAGGAAGTTCTCAAAAAGTAGTTTTAACAGATTTACGGGAAGAGGCTGTTGTTTACATCAACAACACACCTTTTGTCCTTAGGGAACTCAATAAGCCTGTTGATACACTCAAGCACATAGGAATCACTGGCCAAGTG GTGGAACAGATGGAGGCACGTTTGAAGGAAGATATAATTTCTGAGATAAAAAAATCTGGTGGTAGGATGCTTTTACATCGCGAAGAGTATGATCCTGCATCAAAACAGGCCAGTGTTATAGGATACTGGGAGAATATTTTTGTAGATGATGTTAAGACTCCAGCAGAAGTATATGATGCTCTAAAGCATGAAGGGCATAACATGGCTTACCGGAGGATCCCATTAACTAGAGAAAGAGAAGCTCTACCTTCAGATGTTGATTCCATCCAGTATCGAAAGGATGA CTCTGCAGGGTCTTATCTTTTCATATCACATACAGGATTTGGAGGGGTTGCGTATGCAATGGCTATCATTTGTATGAGGCTTGAAGCAGAGGCAGCACTAAAATCACATGTCTCACGATCTGTCGGAATTTCAAGCTCAACTAATTCAGTTAAACAACAATTTAATTCTGATGATGAAGCAAGAAAACTGGGTGATTACAGAGACATTTTAAGCTTGATAAGAGTCCTTGTCCATGGTCCTGAGAGCAAAGCAGATGTGGACTCAGTTATAGATAG GTGCGCCGGTGCTGGACACTTGAGAGATGATATTCTATACTACAGCAAGGAACTTGAAAGGCTTTCAAATGATAGTGATGAACATCGGGCATACCTTGTTGATATGGGTATTAAAGCTCTGAG GCGATACTTCTTCCTGATCGCGTTTAGATCCTATCTGTACAGCACATCAGCCAGTGAGACGAAATTCACAACTTGGATGGATGCGAGGCCTGAACTGGGCCATCTTTGTAATAATCTTAGAATTGATAAGTGA
- the LOC121744707 gene encoding paladin-like isoform X2, which produces MNKFLVSHNEIGALLFVNNNFPPSASSGKAVNRGFLVSFRGKRRRFADKLMVSMLIPKEPEQVIKQRDGSVLGKKTILKSDHFPGCHNKRLLPHIDGAPNYRKASSLPVHGVAIPTIDGIRNVLTHIRAHMNGEQIRVLWISLREEPVIYINSRPFVLRDVEQPFSNLEYTGINRVRVEQMEDRLKEDILAEAARYGNKILVTDELPDGQMVDQWEPVSHDSVKTPLEVYEELTNQFLVDYERVPITDEKSPKEQDFDILVQKISQANVRTEIVFNCQMGRGRTTTGMVIATLIYFNRIGASGIPRTNSMGRVSDLSASISTELPKLEESIRRGEYAVIRSLIRVLEGGVEGKRQVDKVIDKCASMQNLREAISSYRSSILCQADEMKKEASLSFFVEYLERYYFLICFAVYLHTERDALYPISPAQCSFTEWMRARPELYSILRRLLRRDPMGALGFTNLKPPVPTNAESVDGRPLEMSQVAALRNGEVLGSQTVLKSDHCPGCQHPCLPERLEGAPNFREIPGFPVYGVANPTVDGIKSVIQRIGSSRGGCPVLWHNMREEPVVYIKGRPFVLREVERPYKNMLEYSGIDCERVERMEARLKDDILREAERYQGAIMVIHETDDGKISDAWEHVDTNAVQTPREVFSCFEADGFPIKYARVPITDGKAPKGSDFDTLAMNVVSASKDTAFVFNCQMGIGRTTTGTVIACLLKLRIDYGRPVRVLVDDPSQKELSSRRDDESEECITSSLSSSEGVRPGEDSCHSFGINDILLLWKITRLFDNGVECRGALDAIIDRCSALQNIRQAVLQYRQLFNQQHMEPRERRVALNRGAEYLERYFRLIAFAAYLGSEAFDGFCGQGESRMTFKNWLHQRPEVQAMKWSIRLRPGRFFTIPEELRAPYDSQHGDAVMEAIVKDRNGSVLGKGCILKMYFFPGQRTSSHIQIHGAPNVYKVDGYPVFSMATPTIAGAEEMLAYLGTKPIAEGSSQKVVLTDLREEAVVYINNTPFVLRELNKPVDTLKHIGITGQVVEQMEARLKEDIISEIKKSGGRMLLHREEYDPASKQASVIGYWENIFVDDVKTPAEVYDALKHEGHNMAYRRIPLTREREALPSDVDSIQYRKDEIWRGCVCNGYHLYEA; this is translated from the exons ATGAATAAATTTTTAGTCTCCCACAACG aaaTTGGGGCATTATTATTCGTCAACAACAATTTTCCTCCATCGGCGAGCTCCGGAAAAGCTGTGAATCGAGGGTTTTTGGTTTCGTTTAGGGGAAAACGGAGGCGCTTTGCAGATAAATTGATGGTAAGCATGTTGATACCTAAGGAGCCGGAACAAGTAATTAAGCAGAGAGATGGATCCGTGCTGGGAAAGAAGACTATTCTCAAGAGCGACCATTTTCCAGGTTGCCACAACAAGCGCTTGCTTCCTCATATTGACGGCGCCCCCAATTATCGCAAG GCGAGCTCGTTGCCTGTTCATGGGGTAGCGATTCCAACTATTGATGGCATCCGAAATGTTCTCACGCATATCAGGGCTCACATGAATGGAGAGCAGATTCGTGTGCTCTGGATTAGTCTTCGCGAGGAACCG GTGATATACATTAACAGTCGGCCTTTTGTTCTACGTGATGTTGAGCAGCCCTTTTCGAATCTTGAATATACG GGCATTAACAGGGTCAGGGTAGAGCAAATGGAAGATCGATTGAAAGAAGATATCCTCGCAGAAGCTGCTAG GTATGGAAATAAAATCCTTGTAACTGATGAACTACCAGATGGGCAGATGGTGGATCAATGGGAGCCAGTTTCACATGACTCTGTTAAAACACCTTTAGAG GTGTACGAGGAATTGACAAATCAGTTCCTTGTTGATTATGAACGTGTTCCTATAACTGATGAAAAGTCTCCTAAAGAACAGGATTTTGATATTCTG GTCCAAAAGATTTCTCAAGCGAATGTAAGGACAGAGATTGTATTTAACTGCCAAATGGGGCGTGGACGTACAACCACAGGGATGGTTATTGCGACACTGATTTATTTTAACCGCATTGGAGCTTCAG GCATTCCTAGAACCAATTCTATGGGAAGAGTTTCTGATTTAAGTGCTAGCATTTCAACGGAGTTACCAAAGTTAGAGGAATCTATCCGCAGAGGAGAATATGctgtcattaggagtctcattcgaGTTCTGGAG GGTGGTGTTGAAGGCAAGAGGCAGGTTGATAAAGTCATCGATAAATGTGCATCTATGCAG AATCTACGTGAAGCTATTTCTAGTTATCGAAGTAGTATTCTGTGTCAAGCTGATGAAATGAAGAAGGAAGcatctctttccttttttgtaGAGTACCTGGAaagatattattttcttatCTGCTTTGCTGTATATCTTCATACAGAAAGAGACGCTCTCTATCCTATATCTCCTGCTCAATGCAGTTTCACAGAGTGGATGAGAGCTAGACCAGAGCTTTATAGTATATTGCGCAG ATTGCTTAGGAGAGATCCAATGGGGGCTCTAGGTTTTACCAATTTGAAACCACCTGTACCGACAAATGCTGAATCTGTTGATGGCCGCCCATTAGAGATGAGCCAAGTTGCTGCCTTAAGGAATGGAGAGGTCCTTGGAAGTCAAACAGTTCTCAAAAGTGACCATTGTCCTGGTTGTCAACATCCTTGTTTACCGGAAAGACTGGAGGGTGCTCCCAATTTTAGAGAAATTCCAGGGTTTCCAGTTTATGGTGTTGCTAATCCAACTGTCGATGGAATCAAATCAGTCATTCAAAGGATTGGTAGCTCAAGAGGTGGCTGTCCAGTACTGTGGCACAATATGAGAGAAGAACCTGTTGTTTACATTAAAGGAAGACCATTTGTACTTCGGGAAGTTGAAAGACCGTACAAAAATATGCTCGAGTATTCG GGAATTGACTGTGAAAGAGTTGAAAGAATGGAAGCTAGGCTGAAGGATGATATTTTGCGTGAAGCTGAGCGTTATCAGGGTGCCATAATGGTCATTCATGAAACTGATGATGGAAAAATATCAGATGCTTGGGAACACGTGGACACAAATGCTGTTCAGACCCCAAGGGAGGTATTTAGCTGCTTTGAAGCTGATGGTTTTCCCATCAAATATGCACGTGTTCCAATAACAGATGGAAAAGCTCCTAAAGGTTCTGACTTTGACACTTTGGCCATGAATGTTGTGTCTGCCTCCAAAGACACAGCTTTTGTTTTTAACTGCCAG ATGGGGATTGGACGGACAACAACTGGTACTGTTATTGCTTGTCTTTTGAAGCTCCGGATAGACTATGGAAGGCCAGTCAGAGTGTTAGTTGATGACCCATCACAGAAAGAGCTTAGTAGCCGCAGAGATGATGAGAGTGAAGAATGTATAACATCATCATTATCTTCTTCCGAAGGAGTTAGGCCTGGGGAAGACTCTTGTCATTCATTTGGGATTAATGACATCCTATTGTTGTGGAAGATTACAAGATTATTTGATAATGGGGTGGAATGCCGAGGCGCTTTAGATGCTATAATAGATAGGTGTTCAGCACTTCAGAATATTCGCCAAGCTGTCTTGCAGTATAGGCAGCTGTTTAATCAACAGCATATGGAGCCTCGAGAAAGACGAGTAGCATTAAACCGTGGTGCTGAATATTTGGAACGATATTTCCGCCTAATTGCTTTTGCAGCATATCTAGGAAGCGAAGCATTTGATGGTTTTTGTGGACAAGGAGAGTCAAGAATGACTTTTAAAAACTGGTTACATCAGAGACCAGAGGTTCAAGCCATGAAATGGTCCATCAGATTAAGACCTGGACGATTCTTTACTATCCCT GAGGAATTGAGAGCTCCATATGATTCTCAACATGGAGATGCTGTGATGGAGGCAATTGTCAAGGATCGTAATGGCTCAGTTTTGGGGAAGGGCTGTATTCTTAAGATGTATTTCTTTCCCGGTCAAAGGACTTCTAGCCACATACAAATCCATGGTGCACCAAATGTATACAAG GTGGATGGATATCCTGTGTTTAGCATGGCAACCCCAACAATTGCTGGTGCAGAAGAGATGTTAGCATATTTAGGCACCAAGCCCATAGCAGAAGGAAGTTCTCAAAAAGTAGTTTTAACAGATTTACGGGAAGAGGCTGTTGTTTACATCAACAACACACCTTTTGTCCTTAGGGAACTCAATAAGCCTGTTGATACACTCAAGCACATAGGAATCACTGGCCAAGTG GTGGAACAGATGGAGGCACGTTTGAAGGAAGATATAATTTCTGAGATAAAAAAATCTGGTGGTAGGATGCTTTTACATCGCGAAGAGTATGATCCTGCATCAAAACAGGCCAGTGTTATAGGATACTGGGAGAATATTTTTGTAGATGATGTTAAGACTCCAGCAGAAGTATATGATGCTCTAAAGCATGAAGGGCATAACATGGCTTACCGGAGGATCCCATTAACTAGAGAAAGAGAAGCTCTACCTTCAGATGTTGATTCCATCCAGTATCGAAAGGATGA GATTTGGAGGGGTTGCGTATGCAATGGCTATCATTTGTATGAGGCTTGA